In Longimicrobium sp., the following proteins share a genomic window:
- a CDS encoding IS630 family transposase, protein MPIPRPRRRFKQELPGRVAQERRAHPEAVIELWGMDEHRIGLIPILRRVWAPRGKRPRAVVRPRYEWLYLIAFVHPESGRTSFWIVPCLTAAVFAAVLAAFIEEQGFDERKRLLLVLDGAGWHTGEPVRAPPGTTLIPQPPYSPELQPTERLWSISDEPLANRCFRSIQELEEVLAQRCREMAEMQDFLRGLTFYHWWPSTLPDSHSV, encoded by the coding sequence ATGCCGATCCCGAGGCCCAGGAGGCGTTTCAAGCAAGAACTCCCCGGGCGCGTAGCCCAGGAACGCCGAGCGCATCCCGAGGCCGTGATCGAGCTCTGGGGGATGGATGAGCACCGGATCGGCCTGATCCCCATTCTGCGGCGCGTGTGGGCACCGCGGGGCAAGCGCCCCAGAGCTGTGGTCAGACCCCGATACGAATGGCTGTACCTGATCGCCTTCGTTCACCCGGAGAGCGGGCGCACCTCGTTCTGGATCGTCCCCTGCCTCACCGCAGCGGTCTTCGCAGCCGTCTTGGCCGCCTTCATCGAGGAGCAGGGGTTTGACGAGCGCAAACGACTGCTGCTCGTCCTGGACGGCGCCGGCTGGCATACGGGCGAACCGGTGCGCGCCCCACCGGGGACTACCCTGATCCCGCAGCCGCCCTACTCCCCGGAACTGCAGCCTACGGAGAGGCTCTGGTCGATCAGCGACGAACCCCTCGCCAACCGTTGCTTCCGGTCCATTCAGGAGCTCGAAGAAGTGCTTGCGCAGCGTTGCCGCGAGATGGCAGAGATGCAGGATTTTCTGCGCGGCCTCACCTTCTATCACTGGTGGCCTTCTACGCTGCCGGATTCACACAGTGTTTAA
- a CDS encoding tetratricopeptide repeat protein, which yields MKSRWSWAVGALVASVIAITAVGAAVSGDAEPALAGTLEPVAELARRDADIAFFRARAAEDPWGAADRSRLAQLYLQRGREGGGLDDFRRAERAAREALTLRAGRNTGARLTLASSLLAQHRFAEARTAAEALVAEAPDRASYQALLGEIQMELGDYGAAAATFGALEAERGNLAVAPRLARWEEVRGNPVRARAILYAARDQAAARIDLPREQVAWFHLRVADLELRTGRLGAADEALRAGLAVEPNDPRLWAARARLAALRHRWREVARIGARLGDGADLATLALVGDAWAQLGRAGEAERWYARLEAKNAARPEPFARQWTQFRVDHGRHLPETLALLRREAGERRDVLGCDLLAWALHRAGDDAAAREAMRQALRMGTRDATLHFHAGMIERALGDRAAARAHLRRALGLNPRFHPTFPDTARAALRELEHSAPRPLSGRLSVGAAAEALLVTGGRPPAGVRGRRRRAAGGIVDGGRDTRGKSSYHPGERPQALDGGRPAGGTGP from the coding sequence ATGAAGAGCAGATGGAGCTGGGCGGTGGGCGCACTCGTCGCCTCGGTGATTGCGATAACGGCCGTCGGGGCAGCGGTCTCGGGAGACGCGGAGCCGGCGCTGGCGGGGACGCTGGAGCCGGTGGCGGAGCTCGCCCGGCGCGACGCCGACATCGCCTTCTTCCGGGCGCGCGCGGCGGAAGACCCGTGGGGCGCGGCGGACCGCTCGCGGCTGGCGCAGCTCTACCTCCAGCGCGGGCGCGAGGGCGGCGGCCTGGACGACTTCCGCCGCGCCGAGCGCGCCGCCCGCGAGGCGCTGACGCTGCGCGCCGGCCGCAACACGGGCGCCCGCCTCACCCTGGCCTCCAGCCTCCTCGCGCAGCACCGCTTCGCCGAGGCGCGGACGGCGGCGGAGGCGCTGGTTGCCGAGGCGCCGGACAGGGCGTCGTACCAGGCGCTCCTGGGCGAGATCCAGATGGAGCTGGGCGACTACGGCGCCGCCGCGGCCACCTTCGGCGCGCTGGAGGCCGAGCGCGGCAACCTGGCCGTGGCGCCGCGGCTGGCGCGCTGGGAGGAGGTGCGCGGCAACCCCGTGCGGGCGCGGGCCATCCTCTACGCCGCGCGCGACCAGGCGGCGGCGCGCATCGACCTGCCGCGCGAGCAGGTGGCCTGGTTCCACCTGCGCGTGGCCGACCTGGAGCTGCGCACCGGCCGGCTCGGCGCCGCGGACGAGGCGCTCCGTGCCGGGCTCGCTGTCGAGCCGAACGACCCGCGCCTCTGGGCCGCCCGGGCGCGCCTGGCCGCGCTCCGCCACCGCTGGCGCGAGGTCGCGCGGATCGGCGCGCGGCTGGGCGACGGGGCCGACCTGGCCACGCTCGCGCTGGTCGGCGACGCGTGGGCCCAACTCGGCCGCGCAGGCGAGGCGGAGCGCTGGTACGCGCGGCTGGAGGCGAAGAACGCCGCGCGCCCGGAGCCGTTCGCGCGCCAGTGGACGCAGTTTCGCGTGGACCACGGAAGGCATCTCCCCGAGACGCTCGCCCTCCTGCGCCGCGAGGCCGGCGAGCGGCGCGACGTGCTCGGCTGCGACCTGCTCGCCTGGGCGCTCCACCGCGCGGGCGACGACGCGGCCGCGCGCGAGGCGATGCGGCAGGCGCTCCGGATGGGGACGCGGGACGCCACGCTCCACTTCCACGCCGGGATGATCGAGCGGGCGCTGGGCGACCGCGCCGCCGCGCGCGCGCACCTGCGGCGGGCGCTGGGGCTCAACCCGCGCTTCCATCCCACCTTCCCCGACACCGCCCGCGCCGCCCTGCGCGAGCTGGAGCATTCCGCGCCCCGGCCGCTCTCCGGGCGCCTGAGCGTCGGGGCCGCCGCGGAGGCGCTGCTGGTGACGGGCGGCCGCCCCCCCGCGGGCGTTCGCGGCCGCCGCCGACGCGCGGCGGGCGGGATCGTAGACGGGGGGCGTGACACGCGGGGGAAATCGTCCTACCATCCGGGGGAGAGACCGCAAGCATTGGACGGTGGACGCCCAGCCGGAGGGACCGGCCCATGA
- a CDS encoding sigma-70 family RNA polymerase sigma factor has protein sequence MAPTAYNSTRANEISGPAAAASADVDRELVRRMAAGDEAALGALYDRFSPLLHSVLRRILDDDGDAEEVLEETFWQAWRQAARYEESRGGISTWLVMMARSRALDRVRSRRRFREEARGELPEPADEERGEADPLGAAEDEEVRRIVKEAVATLPPEQRQTVEMAYFRGMSQSEIAEATGQPLGTVKTRARLALMKLREALAVLREDAP, from the coding sequence GTGGCTCCCACGGCGTACAATTCCACAAGAGCCAACGAGATATCCGGCCCCGCCGCGGCCGCCTCCGCCGACGTCGACCGCGAGCTGGTGCGGCGCATGGCCGCGGGCGACGAGGCCGCGCTGGGAGCGCTGTACGACCGCTTCTCGCCGCTGCTGCACTCGGTGCTCCGCCGCATCCTGGACGACGACGGCGACGCCGAGGAGGTGCTGGAGGAGACCTTCTGGCAGGCGTGGCGGCAGGCGGCGCGCTACGAGGAGTCGCGCGGCGGCATCTCCACCTGGCTGGTGATGATGGCCCGGAGCCGCGCCCTGGACCGCGTGCGCTCGCGCCGCCGCTTCCGCGAGGAGGCCCGCGGCGAGCTCCCCGAGCCGGCGGACGAGGAGCGCGGCGAAGCCGACCCGCTGGGCGCGGCAGAAGACGAAGAGGTCCGGCGGATCGTCAAGGAGGCGGTGGCCACGCTGCCGCCCGAGCAGCGGCAGACGGTGGAGATGGCCTACTTCCGCGGGATGAGCCAGTCGGAGATCGCGGAAGCCACCGGCCAGCCGCTGGGGACGGTGAAGACCCGGGCCAGGCTGGCCCTGATGAAGCTCAGGGAGGCGCTGGCCGTGCTGCGCGAGGACGCCCCATGA